tctcttggactcctgtagtccaagagatcaggtctgtatatatatagtcctgTTTTCCTGGACCCTTGTAGTCCAAGGAgtttgtggtcacccaccctTGAATCTAATCTAAGGGTGGAggaaaaatttattttaaaatccatataaaggtttttttttaattaaaaaaaactctattaattaaaaaaacacattttcagggaaaaagaaaaaagaaaaagaaagaaacaaaacacgTTCTAAAAACTTGGAGTGCAGCCGCTGTAGAGTTCGACCCCTTTATCACCTTCTGATTCTTCTGACACTGGGGCAACTGATTCTTTTGATTCCTTTGctatgtttttttgggttatttttTCAGCTTTTGTGGATGGattgtgaaaaaaagaagagttaATTTGGGTGTTATgacttttcttgttcttcttcaccaCTTTGATTCAATTTTTCTGATTTGAATGATTGAGGAACCCAGATTTGAAATCataatttttcttgttcttcttctccttgatTCAACACATCATTGATTTATCAACAAACCAATatcaatttctcaaaaaaaaaaaaaaatttcatttttatataaagattgctatcttattaattagaaaacagACGAAAAAGCAATGGTAGAAACCTAAAAGAGTAAAAGAGCCCAGAATTTAAAAAACGAAAACTGAAGTTTTGTCAATATCTTGTTTCTTTGAGAGTCCATAAGAGattagaaaaattaattagCAAAAATAGAGCAAAATAGTCAGCGACGCCAGAGTCAGAAGAGCTAAAGAGTAGAATCTGCATCACCAAATCAGACTAAGCTAAAGAGTCGACCTCTACCACGGGGTCTGGTCAGCGACTCCGCAAGTTTCCAGAAacgtattttgtttttggcttttttactaatatattgtttaataaaaaaaaaaaattacctttTATGTGTTTCAAAATAAGTTCTTTCTCCACCTTTAAATTAGATCCAAGAGTGGATGACCATAAACTCCTTGAACTACATGAGTCTAGGAGAacgggactatatatatatatatagataaactCATAAAATACAGACACTATCCGTTggggctatatatatatatatatagataaactCATAAAATACAGACACACTATCCGTTGGGGCCTCAAAACGTGAAACGCAACGCTGCGCGCATAAAACCAGAGGGGAAGGAGAGATGGGAATCTCAAGCTCAAAGCGAGTGAAGTCGTCGCTCTCCAACTCGGCCACGTTCGACTCAGCTTGCGACTCGGCCTTCACTCACTGCCTCTCGCTCACCGAGCACGCTTTCCAAGGCGTCTTCCCCTACCAGCTCCCCACAGCCTCCAACCACCTCCACGAAACGCTGCGCACCGTCCACCCCCACCCCCTCATCCTCAAATGGGTCCCATCTCCGCCGACTCGCTCCCGGGTCGACTCGGCCCTCGAGGCCGTGACTCGCTCGCCGCGGGCCCAGACGATCGGGCCGGCCGAGTTCAAGCAGTGGGCGGTGGAGCTTTTCGCCGGAGATGTGGTGGAGAACGCCAGGAAGGCGGTGATGTGGCGCGTTCCGATTGGGGTGGCTGGGATTGCTGGGGTTGGAGCCGCGACGAGGTCCGGGAAGGGGTTAATTGGGACGGCGATTGGGGTGTACGCGCTTGGCGTTGCGACTTCGATTTCTCTGAGTTTGTCTGGGTAGGGTAGGGGGTGAGAATGGGAGACTGTAGCAGTGAGTGAAAAGTAAATTTAGAAAATGAGTgtaaaaatgaagtttccggTAACTTTTTGTAATGCAAATGGTTTATGCTAATTAGTATTTTAAATATCATAGTTTCTTCTTATGATATGTAATTTCTTGTGCTTTGTTTGTACCCcatctaattattttttgttatgcaACCATAAATCATAACACATGATATCCAAGTTATATTGAGTGTTTTTGTACAAATGTAGGAGGGGGATCGAACTTAAGGTTAAAGTTACATAACTTAGGACATCAACCCATATCAATCAAGTAATATAATATAACTGGTTCATACATTCCTAACTATAGGATCCCAAGTAAATTGTTTGATTGAATTGAGAAACAATGGATGATTTAAACCATGTCTACAGAATATTCAATCAATCAGCTTCTATTAAACTTGAACGTTTGTCAAAACATGATTTCAAGCTGCTTATCAACTTCGGGACTATCAGAAACTGGAAGAACATCCCAAATCTTCCGGACGGATCTCTGTGTCTTTAATCTTTTTTATGGAATTCTGAAATTCATTGGTGAAGCAAACCTATACAGGAAGAAGATTGATTTAATGCTACAAAACATAAAATCTAAACTCAATTTTCCTAAGAACCAAGCCactaaaatttttatttggacTAAGGCCACGCTCGGTTCATGGAAAAGGAAGTTTGgggatgagaaatcaattgctttctCATGTTTGATAAGTCAAGCATGGGCAATCGTTGCTTGACAGATGAGAAAATAGGGGGAATGTGAAGTCATCCTCCCTCCTTAGGTTTTACTTTCCCTTCTCATGAGAAAGTAAGGCCattattaaatgcacatttTTTCTGACTAATTTATCCTTactaataatttataattacaattttaTCTAACAACTATtagtattcttttttatttttttaattcttaattctTAAAATCCTCCCAACAACATTCTATTTCCCTGGAACGTATTTCTCATAACTTTGTTCACACAACGAAGGCAAAACTTCAACAACACCCAAGCTTTCACATTCTCATCCTCCGAGCAACTTCAAACAAGGTGGGTATTATACTTCTAACAAAATGAACAGatttgtcatatttttaataggGGTACAATTGGgaaactaaacaaaatttgttttccattttctactcaaaacaaacatgggaaaggaaatgAAGTGATATTTCCAAGTTACTTTCCCagcattaccaaacatgggaaatgaatTACCATTTCCAAACATGGAAAAGGAATTATCATTTCCCATCCCTTAGAAAATGATATGGGAAATGATTTCCCATCAAATCTgttccatgaaccaaacgggaaCCTAAATGAACAAATTCGCCTTTAAAGAGGCATGTTCCCCCATTCAAGGGAAATTTGTGCACTCTATAAGCTTTGATTGATTGTATTAGGTGCAACATAACACTATATATTGGTGGCATGCAGAACAGCAGTCCAATATAATTCAAACGGAAAGGAAACGTAGCAGCACACCTTCCATTTGGCATTTTTGAACAGCAGAGAATCGTAATCAAGCGGAATATGAAG
The window above is part of the Prunus dulcis chromosome 1, ALMONDv2, whole genome shotgun sequence genome. Proteins encoded here:
- the LOC117614829 gene encoding uncharacterized protein LOC117614829, with amino-acid sequence MGISSSKRVKSSLSNSATFDSACDSAFTHCLSLTEHAFQGVFPYQLPTASNHLHETLRTVHPHPLILKWVPSPPTRSRVDSALEAVTRSPRAQTIGPAEFKQWAVELFAGDVVENARKAVMWRVPIGVAGIAGVGAATRSGKGLIGTAIGVYALGVATSISLSLSG